A single Dunckerocampus dactyliophorus isolate RoL2022-P2 chromosome 2, RoL_Ddac_1.1, whole genome shotgun sequence DNA region contains:
- the dnaaf6 gene encoding protein PIH1D3 — protein sequence MEYLGVSSAQNLQALSALLSNQQQEDDDEDYENVSPYAKMGPGNIGPPLRKDKDVPPVYMKKNSKDVWSEEEVAEGPQYDDITDPRPQPEYEIILRQSVGTEDVFLGLSRKDPSSMCCEAMLVKIKLPDSKASDVTLDVKERFLDLRTPKYKLGLHLPHPVFHQESKAQFFSEREELEVTLLMNRPLDAINMQ from the exons atgGAATATCTTGGAGTCTCATCTGCCCAGAACCTTCAGGCGCTGTCTGCCTTGCTCTCCAACCAACAAcaagaagatgatgatgaagattATGAA AATGTGTCTCCCTATGCAAAGATGGGTCCAGGAAACATTGGTCCCCCACTCAGAAAGGACAAAGATG tgCCGCCTGTGTACATGAAGAAGAACAGCAAAGATGTATGGAGCGAGGAGGAGGTGGCCGAGGGCCCCCAGTATGATGACATCACGGACCCACGACCACAGCCCGA ATATGAAATCATACTCAGGCAGAGTGTAGGGACAGAAGATGTCTTTTTGGGCCTCAGCAGGAAGGACCCATCCTCCATGTGCTGTGAAGCCATGCTG GTGAAAATAAAACTTCCAGACAGCAAAGCATCAGATGTGACCCTGGACGTCAAAGAAAGGTTCCTTGACCTTCGGACACCAAAGTA TAAACTGGGCCTCCATCTCCCACACCCGGTCTTCCACCAGGAGAGCAAGGCCCAGTTCTTCAGCGAGAGGGAGGAACTAGAAGTGACTCTTCTCATGAATCGACCCCTAGATGCCATCAACATGCAGTAA
- the LOC129172804 gene encoding MICOS complex subunit MIC26-like has translation MSLLIRRSHAWLAGIMLKVTGRVVMAGAFTLWPATVLAAGGDGKKQAAPLKRDDLSLYRAPRQAKTASEEPEAGQLEKSVANLRKVVEPYTAWCRTTYGQLEPKVQSVVQCGRDTLTFLKDPPGDVLARAGIIGFTGVLGLLFARRSRVKKLIYPAGLMAATASMYYPDRAAAIAKSTGDTLYDGAVHSYAAVEKLLKPTKKAEGGSDSTGKS, from the coding sequence ATGTCCCTCCTGATACGCCGTAGCCACGCATGGCTGGCAGGGATCATGTTGAAGGTGACAGGTAGAGTCGTTATGGCCGGAGCCTTCACCTTGTGGCCAGCCACCGTCTTGGCCGCTGGCGGTGACGGAAAGAAACAGGCAGCGCCGCTCAAACGGGATGACCTTTCTCTGTACCGCGCCCCACGCCAGGCGAAAACAGCGTCCGAGGAGCCCGAAGCGGGTCAACTGGAGAAAAGTGTCGCCAACCTCCGGAAGGTGGTGGAGCCGTACACGGCTTGGTGTCGGACCACTTACGGTCAACTCGAACCGaaggtccaaagtgtggtccagTGTGGTCGTGACACCCTCACGTTTCTCAAAGACCCACCGGGGGACGTCTTGGCCCGGGCTGGCATCATCGGCTTCACCGGCGTCCTAGGGCTGCTTTTCGCAAGACGCTCCCGGGTGAAAAAGCTCATCTATCCGGCTGGTCTGATGGCAGCCACTGCCTCCATGTACTACCCGGACCGGGCCGCAGCCATCGCCAAGTCCACCGGGGACACCCTGTATGACGGCGCCGTGCACAGTTATGCTGCCGTGGAGAAGCTCCTCAAGCCAACCAAGAAGGCCGAGGGCGGCAGTGATTCAACGGGGAAAAGCTGA
- the eif3f gene encoding eukaryotic translation initiation factor 3 subunit F, translated as MSVFGPVVKIHPVVLASICDSYERRNEGASRVIGTLLGTIDKHSIEVTNCFSVPHNESEDEVAVDMEFAKNMYELHKRVSPTEVIIGWYATGFDITEHSVLIHEYYSREATNPIHLTADTALQSGKMNIRAYVSAQMGVPGKTVGVMFTPLTVKYIYYDTERIGVDLLQRTRVAPSRTKGLTSDLSQVAGSAARIQDMLTTVLGYIEDVLSGKVAADNSVGRFLMDLVNKVPTISAEDFENMINSNINDLLMVTYLSNLTQAQIALNEKLVLL; from the exons ATGTCGGTGTTCGGGCCGGTTGTAAAGATCCATCCCGTCGTCCTCGCCTCTATTTGCGACTCTTACGAGCGACGAAATGAGGGGGCGAGTCGCGTTATTGGGACTTTATTGG GTACAATTGACAAACACTCTATCGAGGTGACTAACTGCTTCTCGGTTCCTCACAATGAATCTGAAGACGAG GTTGCAGTGGACATGGAGTTTGCCAAGAACATGTATGAGCTCCATAAGAGGGTCTCTCCCACTGAGGTCATCATCGGCTG GTATGCCACAGGCTTCGACATTACAGAGCATTCGGTGCTCATTCATGAATATTACAGCCGTGAGGCCACCAACCCCATCCACCTGACTGCGGACACGGCCCTGCAGAGTGGCAAGATGAACATCCGCGCCTACGTCAG TGCACAGATGGGCGTGCCCGGGAAGACTGTCGGCGTGATGTTCACCCCACTCACTGTCAAATACATTTACTACGACACGGAGAGGATAGGAG TCGACCTTCTGCAGAGGACACGCGTGGCTCCCAGCCGCACCAAAGGCTTGACGTCGGACCTTTCCCAGGTGGCTGGCTCTGCTGCCCGCATCCAGGACATGCTGACCACCGTGCTGGGTTACATTGAGGATGTGCTG TCTGGCAAGGTGGCAGCAGATAACAGCGTGGGACGTTTCCTGATGGACCTGGTCAACAAGGTGCCCACCATCTCAGCAGAGGACTTTGAGAACATGATCAACTCCAACATCAAT GACCTTCTGATGGTGACCTACCTGTCCAACCTCACCCAAGCACAGATCGCTCTCAACGAGAAGCTGGTGCTGCTCTGA
- the kcnj9 gene encoding G protein-activated inward rectifier potassium channel 3, translated as MALENSILPPRPDSLSLPVEDKPEGEEAAVEAPTPAGVFNLSEELGHVVTTEAAPSPPTSTKVNRSFQSKMAEREAKANQTRKKTQGAEKERGRFGWARARRKRQRYVEKNGRCNVQHGNMRETYRYLTDIFTTLVDLNWRCSLFVFVMAYAVTWLFFGAIWYLIAYCRGDLDHLEDETWTPCVNNVNGFISAFLFSIETETTIGYGHRVITDQCPVGTMLLLLQAILGSMVNAFMVGCMFVKISQPNKRAETLVFSKHAVISLRDDKLCLMFRVGDLRSSHIVGANMRAKLIKSKQTQEGEFIPLDQTDISVGFETGDDRLFLVSPLVISHEIDVCSPFWDMSQAQLEKEDFEIVVILEGMVEATGMTCQARSSYLAEEVMWGHRFSPMMSLAEGFFDIDYGAFHHTFEVDTPSCSARELSLVAARLDAHLYWSISSRLDEEPTLPQQGSKPEESGPANGKGGAPTFIVGEMTDVGVAPPGLGELNGSVSTDQLPCKA; from the exons ATGGCTCTGGAGAATTCCATCCTCCCGCCTCGCCCAGACTCCCTCTCACTTCCCGTGGAGGACAAGCCGGAAGGGGAGGAGGCAGCAGTCGAAGCCCCTACGCCCGCTGGGGTCTTCAACCTGTCTGAGGAGCTGGGCCATGTGGTCACCACTGAGGCGGCACCATCCCCTCCCACATCGACTAAGGTCAACCGGTCATTCCAATCCAAGATGGCCGAGCGGGAAGCCAAAGCCAATCAGACCAGGAAGAAAACCCAGGGGGCGGAGAAGGAGAGGGGGAGATTTGGGTGGG CTCGCGCCCGCCGCAAGAGGCAGCGCTACGTGGAGAAGAACGGCCGCTGCAATGTGCAGCATGGCAACATGCGCGAGACATACCGCTACCTGACGGACATCTTCACTACACTGGTGGACCTCAATTGGCGGTGCTCGCTCTTTGTGTTCGTCATGGCGTACGCCGTCACATGGCTCTTCTTCGGCGCCATCTGGTACCTGATAGCATACTGCAG GGGTGACCTGGACCACCTGGAGGACGAGACGTGGACGCCATGTGTCAACAACGTCAACGGTTTCATCTCAGCGTTCCTCTTCTCCATCGAGACAGAGACCACCATCGGCTATGGCCACCGTGTCATCACCGACCAGTGTCCTGTGGGCAccatgttgctgctgctgcaggccATACTGGGCTCCATGGTCAACGCCTTCATG GTGGGCTGCATGTTTGTGAAGATCTCGCAGCCCAACAAGCGGGCTGAGACGCTGGTGTTCTCCAAACACGCCGTCATCTCACTGCGGGACGACAAGTTGTGCCTGATGTTCCGGGTGGGTGACCTGCGCAGCTCTCACATTGTGGGGGCCAACATGAGGGCCAAGCTCATCAAGTCCAAGCAGACGCAGGAGG GCGAGTTCATCCCCCTGGACCAGACAGACATCAGCGTGGGCTTTGAGACGGGCGACGACCGCCTCTTCCTGGTGTCGCCGCTGGTGATTTCACATGAGATTGACGTCTGCTCGCCCTTCTGGGACATGTCGCAGGCTCAGCTGGAGAAGGAGGACTTTGAGATCGTGGTCATCTTGGAGGGCATGGTGGAGGCCACAG GCATGACCTGCCAGGCCAGGAGTTCCTACCTGGCCGAGGAGGTGATGTGGGGGCACCGCTTCAGCCCCATGATGTCGCTGGCTGAGGGCTTCTTCGACATCGACTACGGCGCTTTCCATCACACCTTTGAG GTGGACACGCCCTCCTGCTCTGCACGTGAGCTCTCACTGGTCGCCGCCAGGCTGGACGCCCACCTTTACTGGTCCATCTCCAGTAGGCTGGACGAGGAGCCCACCCTGCCCCAGCAGGGGTCTAAACCGGAGGAGAGCGGCCCTGCCAACGGCAAAGGCGGGGCACCCACCTTCATCGTCGGTGAGATGACCGACGTCGGCGTGGCGCCGCCGGGTTTGGGCGAGCTGAACGGCAGCGTGTCCACCGACCAATTGCCGTGCAAGGCTTAG